The genomic window ctattcTATAGTATCTATTCTTTTATACCTATTCTATACTATATATGCTATTTATTCTATTCTATCTATCGCatcttagtctatgctgctctgacattgctcatccatatatctatggggtggcagggtagcctagtggttagagtgttggactagtaaccgaaaggttgcaagttcaaacccccgagctgacaaggtacaaaatctgtcgttctgcccctgaacaggcagctaacccaccgttcctaggctgttattgaaaataagaatttgttcttaactgacttgccgagttaaataaaggtaaaataaaatgtatatattattCCATTCCTTACGTTTGTGTGTTTCGTGGAATTGTTAgaaattacttgttagatatgaTTGGACTGtcggaaactagaagcacaagcatttcgctgcaattgcattaacatctgctgccCATGTGTAggagaccaataacatctgctgccCGTGTctaagtgaccaataacatctgctacccatgtgtaggagaccaatcacatctgctacccatgtgtaggagaccattaacatctgctacccatgtgtaggagaccagtaacatctgctacccatgtctaagtgaccaataacatctgctacccaTGTATAggagaccaataacatctgctacccatgtgtaggagaccaataacatctgctacccatgtgtaggagaccaataacatctgctacccatgtgtaggagaccaataacatctgctacccatgtgtaggagaccaataacatctgctacccatgtgtaggagaccaataacatctgattcccatgtgtaggtgaccagtaacatctgctaaccatgggtaggagaccaataacatctgctacccGTGTGTAggagaccaataacatctgattcCCATGTGTAGGAGACCAATAATATATGCTACccatgtgtaggtgaccaataacatttgatttgaagattATGGGATGGATGTTAATGTGTACCTCCTCACCCCTGTTAACTCTCCTGTTACCCTTCTTCCCTATCCCCTATCCAATCACCTTTACCCCCGCCCGCCTGCCCCACACCCCTCTTGACTCTGATTGGTGCTCTAAAAAGTGACCGTGTTGTAGCCTGGATTGACCTGCGCTTGTTGGCAAGTCACTCATCTGCACCATGCCATTAGTAATGTATCTACAGCTGGAGGATGATGCATTACGTTTAATCAACGTTAGGCTGAATTAAGCGCGGGGGCTTCCCCAAACCCAACACTACAGGATTAGTGGAGATACGGTTGTAATGTCAAGTATCATTGATGTTGACCTCTTCCTACCCTGGGACACttaggggttgttgttatgttatTGCAGGGTCTGCACGGTCGATAACTGTTGTTGTTGAGTTGATGGACTCCCACAGCTGGCTTAATGTAACATCTCTTCTCTTCAAGGCCTAATTCTGATGGATGGATGTGTATGGATTATAAATGACAATGTACCGAGATAAATCCCGGAACGGGGGATTTTAGGATTCTGAGAATAGCTGTATAGCTGAATAGTGTATAATGCACTTACAACACCTGAAAAGTCAGCATCTCCAGGCgagttatttaaaaaataaatagaatGAATTAGAATTTAGGAAAGTGCTGCTGGAATGTGGAGACTGATAGATTATAGAAACATAATACTGTAGCTACATTGCAATAAATGTCCCTCCTATATATGAATAAACTCATTACAGGGTGGTCTTGTAGAGAAGTGACAGAGCGTGGTTTCAGTAATGGGATTATGGCTGGTGTGAATAGGGCTTTCCCAGGGCTTTCTCAGGGCTTTCCTATATTATCGGGTCTGGTGACACGGCGCCGGCGGCTATCTTGGCCTTTTGAGGGGGGACAAAAGATGGGGGCTCCTAACCCCCCCCGCCGCCCACCCACCATGCCTATAACCAGTGTATTgtcacatggtgacataatgtATCGTAATCCCCATTTTAATGCTGTTATTTAAAACATGTCATGGGTAATGACCATGGGAATGATAACTGGGAAATGCCTATCACATTCGTGAGGTTGAAACATTGCCTGGCCGCCATCGCTAATGCCACTCTGACTTAAAGTGGTTGAGATTAGATTGAAGTTATTATAATTGACTACTTATATAACCTATTGCCTGCAGTCTTTTAGAGTCCATTTTGTTTTCTGACCTGATTTATAGGCTTTAACGCTGAACATGTCTGTTCATTCTGATGGATTTAAGGTTGTCCTGCAGTGAAGCGAACTCTGAAATACGTTAAGCAATAAGTGAAACTCATTATTTAATAAACTGCACAAATGTAGCTATGTTTAGATTAAAGTATTTTGTCAGATGGTTTTAAAAGGGAAAAGCATTGAGAAATGGAAAAATAACAGAAAGGAAAAGCATTGAGATTCttttgtatttgtatgtatttgtATCATTGTATTCTGTCTCTTTCAGTCTTCTGATGCTACATTGATCTGGGCTGCTGGGAACGTGAACACGTATCTGGGACAAGGTCAATTCTGTCCCTGATCTAAGAGAGGGAGTGCAGAATGATAGAGAGAACTAGtgtgagacatacagacagacgtgcagacagacagacagacagatagacagacaggcagacagacacgcagacagacagacagacatgcagacagacagacatgcagacagacagacagacatgcagacagacagacagacatgcagacagacagacagacacgcagacagacagacagacatgcagacagacagacagacagacatgcagacagacagacagacatgcagacagacagacatgcagacagacagacagacatgcagacagacagacagacagacatgcagacagacagacagacacgcagacagacacgcagacagacagacatgcagacagacatgcagacagacatgcagacagacgtgcagacacgcagacagacacgcagacagacagacagacagacatgcagacagacagacatgcagacagacagacagacacgcagacagacagacagacagacacgcagacagacagacatgcagacagacatgcagacagacatgcagacagacacgcagacagacagacagacaggcagacacacatacagacagacagacaagcagacacacatacagacacgcagacagacagacacgcagacagacagacacgcagacagaaaTAGAGAAACCTGTCACTGGCACCTACTGGGCACTTTATCCACTAATGTGACTGGGGCATCTAGTTACAGTGTGAGGCTATTTAATATGACATGGCATAGTGTCAGCCAGTGAGTGTATTTCTGATTAGGCAAGAATAACATCACTGATCAGCCTTTTTCTCACATCTAATTAGTGATGTGATATTAGACAGCCTATTTTGACAGGCCCTGGCCACCGTAGTTTGCTATAGGGGAAAACAGGAAGTGTGTGATAGGAGAATATGCCTTGGGAGTTGGTTGGGATGTCTGTTTGTAGTCTTTCTCAGTTAGGGGCTGATCATCAATGGATCATCGTGTTTACGACTGCAACGTTACCCTCACGTTGACCTTTCCCATCCATGAGGTAACCGTGTGTGCCTCACCCTTTCTCTGAATTGACCTGAACTCATTGTTTTAGCCTCCAGGGTTTAACAACTATTACAAACACTTACGGTTGGAGAACACCTAATATATCCTAGTAATCACGGACTATCTCCTAGCACTAACTCCCGTTCTATCAACACCAATTCATGGGGGACTTGTGTAGACTTGTATTGGCAACATGTCAACTATGACTTCATCATGAACACTAGTTAAAGgttcaatgcagccatttttagctcaacatcaaatcatttctgggtgacAGTTGAGTAACTTCCTGTCattgttttcaattcaaatggtCACAAAGAaacatttctcaagcaagaattcagctacgactgtctgggagtggtctgagtggggaggggaaaactgaaaacttgcTGCGATTGGCGAGGTTTGTAAACTCTGTTTCTTATTGGTTGATTTACTGCCTAGTGATACCATCCACCCCACCAAAACAGGTTggatttcaggcagtcttttcaaacagctcttactctAAAAGGGCACTATCATCCTTTTCAGAGTTTCACAGTATTATTTTAACCTTATAGTGTGGAAATAAGAAAACAAgaaaaccacatgtttgactgtACTGGAACTTTAACAACATTCATGTTTATATTccctctcaccacctctctctttctttctttctctgtctctccttctttctttctctctctctttctctctctcttaatctctctctctttctctctctctctctctctctttcttactctctctctctctctctttcttactctctctctctctttctctctctctctctctctctctttctttctctctctctctctctgtctctctgtctctgtccctcaccacctctttctttctttctttctttctttctttctttctttcgctctctctctctctctctctctctctctttcttttctctctctctctctctgtctctctgtctctctctctctctttctttctctctctttctctctttctctctttcattctctctctctctctctcaccgtctctctctctctcaccacctctctctttctttctttctctctctttctttctctctctctgtctctttctttctctctctctctctttctctctcaccacctctctctttctttcactctctctctcaccacctctctctttctctctctctctctctctctctctctctctctctctctctctctctctctcttttttctctctctctctctctttctttctttctctctctctctctctctctctctcaccactctctctctcttctttctttctttctttctctctctctcttctcttctctctctctctctctctctttctttctttctctctctctctctctttttcttctctctctttctctcttctcttctctctctttctctctctctctctcttctctctctctctctctctctctttttctttctctctctctctcttctctctctctctctctctctctctctctctctctctctctctctctctctctctctctctcttttttctctctctctctttctctctttctttctctctctctctttctctctctctctcttctgtctctctctctcaccacctctctctctctctctcctctctctctctctctctctctctctctctctctctctttttctttctctctctcaaatttcaaattcaaattcaaattcaagctgctttattggcatgaaaaacattgtgtcaatattgccaaagcaacaatgtatacaaatatacattgtaacaaaattataaatgatagcaaatataaaatataaaagtgtagtaaataataatacaaaattaaatacaaaaataataataattacagtaataacaataatagcaataataagtaagttactgcttactatgcagatgttattattcagtgtccctcaggctatggcaggaaaatacatatttggctgcaagaggagccattgctccttcgcccatgagtattcttagtttttcctctgggttcaatttgtaaaaatttggaatatgtttagtaatttctgtgaataatgaatatctttgtgaggaatatttatcacagtaaaggagaaagtgcatctctgtctctacctcccctgttatgcagtgaccacatacacgctcctctttgggtagccatgtctttttatgtctgccggtttctattgccaatcggtggtcactcagcctgtacttggtaaggatctgtctctgcttcttatctctgacagagtagagataatcagccaattcatattctctgtttagggtcagatagcaatttagtcggctttgggattttgtttcatttttccaatgttgtaaatatgattcctttgattggttcatgattttgcttattggaattctttcttttgaagcagtgctggtgtcagcttggttggtgaggtccaacaccagctgactgagagggctcgtttctgggctcagctcttgggtttgaagtgatttaaattgcagacttgaatttggacttgaattcagatgtagccaaaattttaatgatcttttctgtattttcattattactggaaaacgtctcaattctgccctacatgcattagttggtgtatttctctggacttgtaggattttccgacagaattctgcatgtagggcttcaattggatgtttgtcccacattttaaagtccagtttattgagtggcccccaaacctcacttccataaagagctattggtaggattacactgtcaaatattttagtccaaattctaattgggatgttgattttgaataatttcatttttattgcatacattgctctgcggggctttttctttgagtgcattcactgccatattaaagtttcccgatgcagatatggtgtgttcaattaaggtgttgttcagggtgaatttatatttgtgtgtcTGACACaaatatttgtgtttctgacatctgtttttttttggaaaatcatgattttagttttttggaaatttactgccagggcccaattatggcaatattgctccagaatatgaatgttctgttgaagaccttctttggttggtgatagaagtaccaagtcatcagcatatagcagttatttcacctctgtgtcaaatagtgtgagtcctggggctggagattggtccagcatgtctgctaattcattgatataaatgttgaaaagatttggactcaaactgcagccttgtctcacacctcgacattgtgaaaaaaattatgttctttggtttttgatatttattgcacacttgttttctgtgtacatacattttattaagtcatataccttaccaccaagcccactttgtagaattttgtagaatagcccttcgtgccaaatcgaatcaaatgcttttttaaagttaataaagcaagcaaagattttgccctctttttttggtggacatgtttgtTAATTAGTGTAAGGTgcatatatggtcagtagtgcgatggttagggagaaagccaatttgacatttacttattacatttttttcttgaagaaaggtttgaattcttgaattcaaaatgttaCAGAgaatctttcccaagttactgtttacgcaaattcccctgtaattattggggtctgatttgtctccactgttgtggataggggagatgagcccctggttccagacatcagggaagcagccagaagttaaaaccaagttgaacaatttaagcacagcattttgcaactcaggtgtgctgtttttcagcatttcatttctgatgttgtctagaccacaagccttctttgatttaatagattttagcttttcatttagttcttgttgggttattgggtaatctaatggattttggttgtttttaatgactgattcaaggatgttcaatttttctttaatttccaATTGGTTCTGTTGTAAGTTTttctgtgggatgtttttgtatagattatcaaaataagttttccaaattcctacatcttgtattgctaattattgtggctttgttgtgcttaaattgttccacatgtcccagaactgattttggtcaattgcgttttcaatttcatcaagtgccctgttggtataattaaatttcttgcgtttcagtgtttgtttatactgtttcagagtttcaaagtattcatatcgtagctctgggttgttttgctgcttatgttttttgtttgacatttgtctcaggtgttttctaattgttttacattcattatcaaaccatttgtcagaaacatattgatttttgcttctgatgttgcatttctttggttttctcaaatttgctttcgatgctgctttttggaatatgcagttgatgttttgagtagctgaattgacaccatctttattgttttggtaccgtgagttattgaaaaactgtatagagttcatcatttcatttgagttcaatgtttcaatgaatctctctgcactgtttggagcccatctgtacgattggtttatgttgtagagattattgggctgtttttttgaatgaatattgacggttaatttcttcagaaacacgttgatctgactgatctgacaagggtgtctgtggtctgacagtgaatgcactaatggaagaggggtcaatgtcagtgatggcataatcgactacacttgtcccaagagctgagcagtaagtaaactgacctaaagagtcccctctgattctaccatgaagcatgtacaggcctaaggctcgacagagatgtactaactcctttccatttttgtttagtatttggtcaggactgtttctattatttataatagggctactgtataaggaggggtgtccaaatatgtggtggttacctcccgcatcagtgtagtcaggctcagaacctgttcttgcattgaaatctccacaaagaagcactttaccctgtgcctgaaatgtaatgatttctgtctggagattgtcagaaaactgatcatcataatatgatgaatctgaaggaggagcataagctgcacatatgtatacatcattgtcataatagattgtacctttgttaagttttagccaaatgtgagtGGTACCTTTTTCATTTCATCCAGCGCCAAGTCCTgcttatgccaaatgatgattccacctgagtctcggccccgtttaacatgttcatgtttgattgacggtagtaaactttctctatagcctgagggacactgagtatctatgtctcctcgacaccatgtttccagtaggattatgatgtcctgtcccttgatgtttttaagcaattctggatttgttgttttataaccaaaatgtgaagagtataggccctggatattccaagagctgatagttaatgatctcatttataataagtgatattcactggtttgagtaaagtacatcgaaaaaaatactattaaaataaaatacactggtttgagtaaagtacatacgtacatacatatgtaaaaatacaattaaaataaaatacatacatacatacatatgtacatacatacatacatatgtacatacatacgtacatacatacatacatacatacatacatacatacatacatacatacatacatacatacgcagatatacacatacacatgcagatacacacacatacacataaacatgcagatacacacacacacacacacatatacacatacacatgcagatacacacacatacacatacacatgcagatacacacacacacacacacacatacacacacacacacatttacatttacatttaagtcatttagcagacgctcttatccagagcgacttacacacacacacacacacacacacacacacacacacacacacacacacacacacacacacacacacacacacacacacacacacacacacacacacacaccatcacacacacacaccatcacacacacacaccatcacacacacacaccatcacacaccaacacacaccaacacacacacacacacacacaccatcacacacacacacacacacacaccatcacacacacacaccatcacacacacacacacacacacacacacacacacacacacacacacacacacacacacacacacaccatcacacaccatcacacacacacacacacaccacacacacacacacacacacaccatcacacacacacaccatcacacacacacacacacacacacacacacacacacacacacacacacacaccatcacacacacacacacacacacaccacacacacacacacacacacacacacacacacacacacacacacacacacaccatcacacacacacacaccatcacacacacaccatcacacacacacaccatcacaccatcacacacacaccatcacacacacaccatcacacacacacacacacacacacaccaacacacacacacacacacacacacacacacacacaacacacacacacacacacacacacaccacacacacacacacacaccatcacacacacacacacacaacacacacacacacacacacacaccatcacacacacacaccaacacacacacacacacacaccaacacacacacaccacacacacaccaacacacacacacacacaccatcacacacacacacacacacacacacacacacacacacacacacacacacacacacacacacacacacaccaacacacacacacacacacacacacacacacacacacacacacacacacacacacacacacacacacacacacacacacacacacacacacacacacacacacacacacacacacacacatcacacacacaccacacacacacacacacacacacacacacacacacacacacaccatcacacacacacacacacacacaccatcacacacacacacacacacaccaacacacacacacacacacacaccatcacacacacaccatcacacacacaccatcacacacacaccatcacacacacaccatcacacacacacacacacacacacaccaacacaccacacacacacacacacacacacaccatcacacacacacacacacaccacacacacacacacacacacacaccatcacacacacacacaccaacacacacacaccaacacacacacaccatcacacacacacacacacacacacacacacacacacacacacacacacacacacacacacacacacacacacacacacacacacacacacacacaccatcacacacaccatcacacacaccatcacacacacacacacacacacacaccaacacacacacacacacaccatcacacacacacacacacacacaccatcacacacacacacacacaccatcacacaccaacacacacacacacacacacaccatcacacacacacacacacacacacacacacacacacacacacacacacacacacacacacacacacacacacacacacacacacacaccatcacacagaattattatgataccggtgtcaataaaattaagaatagttgtaaacaaattaataagaatggaatgagattgcacataaaataagtacaatgcaatctgcaaccctgtgtgtttctgtgtgtgtgtgtgcgtgcatgcgcgcGTGTGCCCGTGTGTGAATTAAAGGGACTGTCTAGCGCAGTAGTCTGCATATTAGTTGCAGTAGTTGGCGCACCTCTCCTATCTCTGATTGTTCTAgggatctttctctctctctctctctctctctcaccacctctctctttctctctctctctctcgctctctctcgctctctttctcgctctctctctctctttctctctctctctctctctctctctcttctctttctctcttctctctctttctctctctcttttctctctctctctctctctcttctctctctctttctctctctctttctctctctttctctctctctctctctctctctctcttctcttctctttctctctctctctcaccacctctcactttctcttctctctctctctctctctctctctctctctctctctctctctctctcactttcactctctctctctctctctctctctctctctctctctctctctctctctctctctctctctctcttctctctctctcgctctctctctctttctctctttcctctctctctctctctctctctctctctctctctctctctctctctcctttctctctctttctctctctctctctctttctctctctttctttctctctctcaccacctctctctttctctcgctctctctttctttctctctctttctctctctctcactctttctctctcgctctctttctctctctctttctctctctctttctcttgctctctcttctctctctctctctctctctctctctctctctctctctctttcatctctctttctctctcttctttctctcgctctctctttctttctctctctttctctctctctcactctttctctctcgctctctttctctctctctctctcatgctcactctccatcttcctctctctctctctctctctctctctctctctctctctctctctctctctctctctctctctctcactctctctctctctctctctctttctttctctctctcaccacctctctctttctctcgctctctctttctttctctctcactctttctctctcgctctctttctctctctctttctctctctctctctctctctcaccacctctctctttctttctctctttctctctctttctctttctttctctctccctctctctctctcactctctctttcgctctctctttctctctctctctttctctctctcaccacctctctctttctctctctctcgctttctctctttctctctctttctctctctctctctctctctctctctctttctctcaccacctctcactttctctctctctctctctctctctctctcacttctctctctctctctctctctctcttactttctctttctctctctctctctatctctctctctctctctctctctctctctctctctctctctcctgctctctctctctttctctctctctctttcgctctctctttctttctctctctcaccacctctc from Oncorhynchus masou masou isolate Uvic2021 chromosome 3, UVic_Omas_1.1, whole genome shotgun sequence includes these protein-coding regions:
- the LOC135507671 gene encoding RNA-binding protein 25-like; protein product: KRRERERERERKREKEREKEREKREREREKRERERERREKEKREREREREKERERARKRARESEREREKEREREKERERKKERKREREKRERERERERERERERERERERRERERKKKRERERERRERERERERREERKREKKKRERERKKERERERERREERERKKERKKRERVVREREREREKERKRERERKKRERERERERERERERERKRERERKRQRERKKERERKKERGGER